In the genome of Deltaproteobacteria bacterium, one region contains:
- a CDS encoding ABC transporter ATP-binding protein, translating to MGAVELKSVSKTYHRDKQAVPVLANLSLKIDAGEFVALMGPAGSGKTTVLNLIGGVDQPTSGDVLVAGTNIAGLGGRALARWRSRNIGYIFQMYNLIPVLNALQNVELPLLLLKMSAKERRKRAQTALELVGLGDRVKHYPRQLSGGQEQRVAIARALVSDPEVLLADEPTGDLDRPSADDVLKLLERLNKEFKKTIVMVTHDPHAAQRAGRTVHLDKGQLSA from the coding sequence ATGGGCGCCGTCGAACTGAAGAGCGTGTCGAAGACGTATCACCGCGACAAGCAGGCGGTGCCCGTTCTCGCGAACCTGAGCCTGAAAATCGACGCCGGGGAATTCGTCGCGCTCATGGGCCCGGCGGGTAGCGGCAAGACCACCGTGCTCAACCTCATCGGCGGCGTGGATCAGCCGACATCGGGCGACGTACTGGTCGCGGGAACCAATATCGCCGGCCTCGGTGGGCGTGCGTTGGCGCGTTGGCGCTCGCGAAACATCGGCTACATCTTTCAGATGTACAACCTGATTCCCGTTTTGAACGCGCTGCAAAACGTCGAGCTGCCGCTGCTGCTGCTGAAGATGAGTGCGAAGGAGCGGCGCAAACGCGCGCAGACCGCGCTCGAACTCGTCGGTCTCGGCGACCGGGTGAAACACTATCCGCGCCAGCTCTCGGGCGGGCAGGAGCAGCGCGTGGCGATCGCACGCGCGCTCGTGTCGGACCCCGAGGTGCTGCTGGCCGACGAACCCACGGGCGACCTCGACCGGCCATCCGCGGACGACGTGCTGAAGCTCCTCGAACGGCTCAACAAAGAGTTCAAGAAGACCATCGTGATGGTCACGCACGACCCCCACGCCGCCCAGCGCGCGGGCCGCACCGTCCACCTCGATAAAGGCCAATTGTCGGCTTAG